The window TTTGCTGGAAGTGTTGGAAGCTCCTGAAGATTCTCTTCTAAAAAGCCTAATGCCGGCGCACTATGGTTGCGACTCTTATTCTGAATTATTTCAATAAGATCGGCAATGACCGCAGATGCTGTTGCTTCACTACCTGCACCGCGGCCGGAGTAGAATTGTTCGCCAACTGCATTGCCTGCAACATAAACGCCATTAAGGACACCATCGACCTGAGCGAGCTGGTGATCTTTAGAGAGCAGGGTAGGATGGACGCGAAGCTCAACTCCTTGCTTGCTCTTTCGGGCAATGCCGAGATGTTTAATGGTATAACCCTCTTCTTGTGTAATAGCAATATCTTCGGCGGTAATGGTATCAATCCCTTCGATATAGAGATTTTCAAAATTGAGGGGCATTCCAAAGGCTGTCGCTGCAAGAATGGTTAGCTTATGAGCTGCATCGATTCCCTTAATATCAAATGTAGGATCTGCCTCGGCATAACCATGTGCTTGTGCTTCTTTGAGGCATTGGTCGAAGTCGACCCCTTTATGACTCATCTCCGTTAAAATATAGTTAGAGGTACCATTAATGATTCCCATCACGGTATCGATCTCATTTGCAGATAGACCCTCTCTTAAAAGTTTTAAGATGGGAATACCGCCGGCAACAGATGCCTCAAAACGGAGAAATACCCCATTCTCTTTTGCAAGTTGAAGCAGTTCATTGCCGTGGAGAGCAATAAGCTCCTTATTGGCTGTAATCACAGATTTTCCATGACTTAGAGCGCTTTTAATATAGGTTAATGCAGGTTCAATGCCACCAATGAGC of the Ignatzschineria indica genome contains:
- a CDS encoding homoserine dehydrogenase, whose amino-acid sequence is MEPLKVGLIGLGTVASGVAAVLTKNREEIARRITRTPIIEKVFVRSLERDNPYDLNMTTSIADITDHPEIDIVIELIGGIEPALTYIKSALSHGKSVITANKELIALHGNELLQLAKENGVFLRFEASVAGGIPILKLLREGLSANEIDTVMGIINGTSNYILTEMSHKGVDFDQCLKEAQAHGYAEADPTFDIKGIDAAHKLTILAATAFGMPLNFENLYIEGIDTITAEDIAITQEEGYTIKHLGIARKSKQGVELRVHPTLLSKDHQLAQVDGVLNGVYVAGNAVGEQFYSGRGAGSEATASAVIADLIEIIQNKSRNHSAPALGFLEENLQELPTLPAKAFSSRYYLSFKYSDNLMSNSITEALKKVLLDAEIRAEKIKVYDQYQQVILFLEKTVQENVENIINNAMLIKGIEDSKFIRVE